The following is a genomic window from Patescibacteria group bacterium.
GTGGTGCTTCGCGATCTCAGCCTGGACCTCCGGACTCGCCGGATCCTTGCCGGCCGTAAGGAGAGCTGTGAGCGCGCGCAAGTTCGCGTCAGTCTCCGCACCGATGCGCTGCCAGTCCTCTTTCGTGAACTTAGCGACGCGTTCGCGCGATTGGCGAAAAGCCTCGGTGCGGCCCCAGCGCGCCTCCGCTTCTTTTTCAAAACTCCGGAGCTGTTCTTCGGGCCGCTGGCCGCTGCTCGGTTGCGGATCACTCATAGATCAGAGCGCTCCCAGATCGATCGTCGTATCGATATGGATCTGAGACACGAATTCCGGAATATGACTCACCATCAGGAGCGCGCCCTCGTAAGCGTCGAACGCTTTGGCGATGAC
Proteins encoded in this region:
- a CDS encoding TipAS antibiotic-recognition domain-containing protein → MSDPQPSSGQRPEEQLRSFEKEAEARWGRTEAFRQSRERVAKFTKEDWQRIGAETDANLRALTALLTAGKDPASPEVQAEIAKHHASIDRFYDCTPQIYRGLAGMYVADQRFTDFYGQFHAGLPAFLSAGMLAFCDQQEACAAE